The following are from one region of the Haliaeetus albicilla chromosome 24, bHalAlb1.1, whole genome shotgun sequence genome:
- the RAB43 gene encoding ras-related protein Rab-43: MPGPAAPGAAAAGPGPDPEESYDFLFKLVLIGDASVGKTCLVQRFKTGAFAERQGSTIGVDFTMKSLEIQGKRVKLQIWDTAGQERFRTITQSYYRSANGAILAYDISKRGSFLSIPRWIEDVRKYAGSNIVQLLIGNKSDLSDLREVQLEEAQSLAEHYDNIICAIETSAKDSSNVEEAFVKMATELMMRHGGPMFSEKNTDSIKLDSKDVVEGWGCGC; encoded by the exons ATGCCCGGCCCGGCAgcgccgggggcggcggcggcggggcccggccccgACCCGGAGGAGAGCTACGACTTCCTCTTCAAGCTGGTGCTCATCGGGGACGCCAGCGTGGGCAAGACCTGCCTCGTACAGCGCTTCAAAACCGGGGCCTTCGCCGAGCGCCAGGGCAGCACCATCGGCGTGGACTTCACCATGAAGAGCCTGGAGATCCAGGGCAAGCGGGTGAAG ttGCAGATCTGGGACACAGCTGGCCAGGAGAGGTTCAGAACTATCACGCAGAGTTATTACCGCAGCGCCAATGGAGCAATCCTAGCCTATGATATCAGCAAGAGAGGCTCTTTCCTGTCCATTCCTCGCTGGATCGAGGATGTGAGAAAGTATGCTGGTTCCAACATAGTACAATTACTGATTG gaaaCAAGTCTGACCTAAGTGACCTTCGAGAGGTTCAGCTGGAAGAAGCTCAGAGTCTGGCTGAACACTATGATAATATCATCTGTGCCATAGAGACCTCTGCGAAAGACTCCAGCAATGTGGAGGAGGCTTTTGTGAAGATGGCTACAGAGCTCATGATGAGGCATGGAGGCCCTATGTTCAGTGAGAAGAATACTGACAGCATCAAGCTTGACAGCAAAGACGTTGTAGAAGGCTGGGGGTGTGGTTGCTGA